The Thalassotalea nanhaiensis genome has a window encoding:
- the bioH gene encoding pimeloyl-ACP methyl ester esterase BioH, with protein sequence MAEQLKFNTQGSGFPLVFLHGWGLNGAIFSPMVEKLSTHYQVTTIDLPGFGQNSDVLLDDYSLENITAMVADCINQPAIIIGWSLGGLVATNIALHHPEKAHALVSVTSSPYFIEQANWPGIKAELLLAFHQQLSVDAHKTIEGFLKIQAMGSEHVRNDIKQIKALINAYPEPNTATLDASLSLLETVDLRAKIQALTLPVLRMYGRLDSLVPKAMIEQMDKLLPNSDSYTFHRASHAPFISHSDEFFTVLTDWITGNIEKN encoded by the coding sequence ATGGCAGAACAATTGAAATTTAACACCCAAGGTAGTGGTTTTCCGCTGGTTTTTCTTCATGGCTGGGGGCTTAACGGTGCTATTTTTTCACCCATGGTGGAAAAATTGAGTACTCATTATCAAGTAACAACAATCGACTTGCCCGGCTTTGGCCAAAATTCCGATGTACTCTTAGATGATTACTCACTGGAAAATATAACCGCAATGGTTGCTGATTGTATTAACCAACCAGCCATTATCATTGGCTGGTCTCTGGGTGGATTGGTTGCTACTAACATAGCCTTGCACCATCCAGAAAAAGCTCATGCCCTAGTCAGTGTCACCAGCTCTCCTTATTTCATTGAGCAAGCGAACTGGCCGGGAATTAAAGCAGAATTATTATTGGCGTTTCATCAGCAATTAAGCGTTGATGCTCATAAAACTATTGAAGGATTTCTAAAAATTCAAGCGATGGGCTCAGAGCATGTACGTAATGATATAAAGCAAATAAAAGCATTAATAAATGCTTACCCAGAGCCAAATACGGCAACCTTGGACGCCTCCTTATCCTTATTAGAAACCGTTGATTTACGCGCAAAAATACAAGCGTTAACGTTACCGGTATTGCGCATGTATGGACGATTAGACTCCTTAGTACCGAAAGCGATGATCGAACAAATGGATAAACTATTACCTAACAGTGACAGCTATACGTTTCATCGAGCATCACATGCGCCATTCATCTCACACAGCGATGAATTTTTTACGGTGTTAACTGATTGGATAACTGGTAATATAGAGAAAAATTAA
- a CDS encoding ComF family protein yields the protein MEMNNAKISAFLQKSYCSTAHLIKNIVAQFYCCDLCKQPSDKYSLLCSTCYQDISRFNLARVNGNLLNHPKISKHLPCIHFQQLIALAPYCWPYTRWVSELKYQHRFELAPLLAKMLVQHIKQANLCDELPKLLISVPIHYQRLKVRQFNQAALIAKHTAKELGCIYDETTIIRQCKTDSQVGQSGANRRRNLKGAFAIDKPKILPAHVGIVDDVVTTGATVSEISKLLTQHGVKKITVLSVCLTIPVPPQDAGFQWELKAI from the coding sequence ATGGAAATGAACAACGCAAAAATATCTGCTTTTCTGCAAAAAAGTTACTGTAGCACTGCTCATTTAATTAAAAATATTGTCGCACAGTTCTATTGCTGTGATTTATGCAAACAGCCCAGTGATAAATATTCATTGTTGTGCAGTACTTGTTACCAAGATATTAGCCGTTTTAATTTAGCGAGAGTGAATGGAAATTTATTAAACCATCCTAAAATTAGTAAACATTTACCCTGCATCCACTTTCAGCAATTAATAGCTCTAGCACCTTATTGCTGGCCTTATACTCGTTGGGTGAGTGAGTTGAAATATCAACATCGCTTCGAACTTGCTCCCTTATTGGCGAAAATGCTGGTACAGCATATAAAGCAAGCTAATCTTTGTGACGAGCTGCCTAAACTGCTTATTTCGGTGCCTATACATTATCAACGATTGAAAGTAAGGCAATTTAATCAAGCAGCGTTGATAGCCAAGCATACTGCAAAAGAACTTGGCTGTATCTATGATGAAACTACGATTATTCGCCAGTGTAAAACTGACTCGCAGGTTGGGCAAAGCGGTGCTAATCGAAGGCGTAACTTAAAAGGGGCATTTGCGATAGATAAACCAAAAATACTCCCTGCACATGTCGGCATCGTTGATGATGTAGTGACAACTGGAGCAACAGTAAGTGAAATAAGCAAATTATTGACTCAACACGGCGTTAAAAAAATTACCGTGTTGAGTGTTTGTTTAACTATACCCGTCCCACCTCAAGATGCTGGATTTCAGTGGGAGTTAAAAGCAATTTAG